Proteins encoded together in one Dermacentor variabilis isolate Ectoservices chromosome 2, ASM5094787v1, whole genome shotgun sequence window:
- the LOC142570848 gene encoding uncharacterized protein LOC142570848, giving the protein MTEANGIRKLPRQLLGTNPLYAAPLRWTSPAVFVGAGPGSTYKHHLCRTRPTVFPRRCGLVALHRDPEVRFRDCGPRVGRISSVLLHVCHPANVPHRRWP; this is encoded by the exons ATGACGGAAGCAAACGGCATTCGGAAATTACCTCGCCAGCTATTAGGCACTAACCCGCTCTACGCAGCACCTCTACGCTGGACGTCGCCTGCTGTTTTCGTCGGAGCTGGGCCGGGCAGCACCTACA AGCATCACCTGTGCCGCACGCGGCCTACAGTGTTCCCTCGTCGGTGTGGCCTTGTGGCCCTGCATCGG GATCCCGAGGTCCGCTTTCGAGATTGCGGACCACGAGTCGGAAGGATATCCAGTGTGCTGCTCCACGTTTGCCATCCTGCCAACGTCCCCCACCGGAGATGGCCTTAG